In Procambarus clarkii isolate CNS0578487 chromosome 60, FALCON_Pclarkii_2.0, whole genome shotgun sequence, one genomic interval encodes:
- the LOC123766987 gene encoding uncharacterized protein, whose amino-acid sequence MEEVNTHMEEVNTHMEEVNTHMEEVNTHMEEVNTHMEEVNTHMEEVNTHMEEVNTHMEEVNIHMEEVNTHMEEVNTHMEEVNTHMEEVNTHMEGVNIHMEEVNTHMEEVNTHMEEVNTHMEEVNTHMEEVNTHMEEVNTHMEEVNTHMEEVNTHMEEVNTHMKEVNTHMEEVNTHMEEVNTHMEEVNTHMEEVNTHMEEVNTHMEEVNTHMKEVNTHMEEVNTHMEEVNTHLEELDATK is encoded by the coding sequence ATGGAGGAGGTAAACACTCATATGGAGGAGGTAAACACTCACATGGAGGAGGTAAACACTCACATGGAGGAGGTAAACACTCACATGGAGGAGGTAAACACTCACATGGAGGAGGTAAACACTCACATGGAGGAGGTAAACACTCACATGGAGGAGGTAAACACTCACATGGAGGAGGTAAACATTCACATGGAGGAGGTAAACACTCACATGGAGGAGGTAAACACTCACATGGAGGAGGTAAACACTCACATGGAGGAGGTAAACACTCACATGGAGGGGGTAAATATTCACATGGAGGAGGTAAACACTCACATGGAGGAGGTAAACACTCACATGGAGGAGGTAAACACTCACATGGAGGAGGTAAACACTCACATGGAGGAGGTAAACACTCACATGGAGGAGGTAAACACTCACATGGAGGAGGTAAACACTCACATGGAGGAGGTAAACACTCACATGGAGGAGGTAAATACTCACATGAAGGAGGTAAACACTCACATGGAGGAGGTAAACACTCACATGGAGGAGGTAAACACTCACATGGAGGAGGTAAACACTCACATGGAGGAGGTAAACACTCACATGGAGGAGGTAAACACTCACATGGAGGAGGTAAATACTCACATGAAGGAGGTAAACACTCACATGGAGGAGGTAAACACTCACATGGAGGAGGTAAATACTCACTTGGAGGAACTAGATGCGACAAAGTAA